In Flavobacterium sp. N1736, the following are encoded in one genomic region:
- a CDS encoding RagB/SusD family nutrient uptake outer membrane protein, translating into MKKIIILTLSLLISTSCEKEFLDTVPESTINDEQLATSAAANAAIINGVYSALRSYGLSVAGNHEDYGHKSILVATDMMSNDMLMTKSSWYASFYNYLGRQQTNTRSRLAWSVYYPQIKTLNVVLTAVPAEAAITDDLKKIRGEALTLRGYFYFMLARIYGPTYIGNEDELSVPLYTAVTLDGAPRAKVTEVYAVIEHDLLESIALLDGIPSSGTAAVNQSVAKAFLADVYLEMGKYAQAAPLAHDARQNYPLLTQSEWLNGFYDLSLNKDVMWGATITSAQSTFVASFFSHFDNTNDSGYAGGLQVYKNIDKNLYNSISNTDFRKTAFVAPGGNATYPALPEYANIKFRDPTIDSGDYIYLRSAALYYIEAEALAKAGNEPAARQALYDITITRDPAYVLSVNSGAALINEIILQKRIELWGEGYAWFDMKRLGVALTRDYPGSNHPAFGKLNIPVGDNRFIFQVPQAEIDANPLIEQTPL; encoded by the coding sequence ATGAAAAAAATAATTATACTTACCTTATCCTTGTTAATATCGACAAGTTGTGAGAAAGAATTTCTTGACACAGTACCTGAATCAACTATTAACGATGAACAGCTTGCTACATCTGCGGCAGCAAATGCGGCAATTATAAATGGAGTTTATTCTGCACTTCGATCTTATGGTTTGTCTGTAGCCGGTAACCACGAAGATTATGGGCACAAATCGATACTTGTAGCGACAGATATGATGTCAAACGATATGTTAATGACCAAATCAAGCTGGTATGCTTCTTTTTATAATTATTTAGGAAGACAGCAAACAAACACCAGATCCAGATTGGCATGGAGCGTTTATTATCCACAAATTAAAACTCTAAATGTTGTATTAACCGCAGTTCCGGCTGAGGCGGCAATTACTGATGATTTGAAAAAAATTAGAGGAGAAGCTTTAACTTTAAGAGGCTATTTCTATTTTATGCTGGCACGTATATATGGACCAACATATATTGGAAATGAAGATGAACTTTCTGTACCACTTTATACTGCAGTAACATTAGATGGCGCTCCTAGAGCAAAAGTTACCGAAGTTTATGCCGTTATAGAACATGACTTATTAGAATCTATTGCTTTATTAGATGGTATTCCTTCTTCTGGCACAGCCGCCGTAAACCAAAGTGTTGCAAAAGCTTTTTTAGCCGATGTTTATCTTGAAATGGGAAAATATGCACAAGCAGCTCCACTGGCACATGATGCAAGACAAAATTATCCATTGTTGACACAAAGTGAATGGTTAAATGGTTTTTACGATCTTTCACTTAATAAGGATGTAATGTGGGGGGCAACTATAACTTCGGCACAAAGTACTTTCGTGGCCAGTTTCTTTTCTCATTTTGATAATACAAATGATTCCGGATATGCAGGTGGTTTGCAGGTTTATAAAAACATAGATAAAAATCTTTACAATAGTATCTCAAATACAGATTTTAGAAAAACTGCTTTTGTAGCACCGGGAGGAAATGCAACTTATCCTGCACTGCCTGAATATGCTAATATTAAATTTAGAGATCCAACGATAGATTCAGGAGATTATATCTATTTAAGATCTGCTGCATTATATTATATTGAAGCAGAAGCCCTTGCCAAAGCAGGAAATGAGCCGGCAGCAAGACAAGCCTTGTATGATATTACGATAACAAGAGATCCGGCCTATGTGCTATCTGTAAATAGTGGTGCTGCCTTAATAAATGAAATTATTCTTCAAAAAAGAATTGAATTATGGGGAGAAGGATATGCCTGGTTTGATATGAAACGTTTGGGCGTTGCCCTTACGAGAGATTATCCGGGCTCCAATCATCCTGCATTTGGAAAACTGAATATTCCTGTTGGAGATAACAGATTTATATTTCAGGTTCCGCAAGCAGAAATTGATGCAAATCCATTAATTGAGCAAACTCCTTTGTAA